From the genome of Adhaeribacter pallidiroseus:
TATCGCTAAGGGTACCCGTTTCGGCAGCAGCAATGAAGTGTACATGGCTGCTCATGATGCAATAAGCGTAGAGTTGCAAACCCTTCTTTTCCTGACAATACTGTAGATTTTGTACGAGGCAATCGCAGTACTCGCGCCGGATAAAAACATCTATCCAACCCACCACGGTAAGCGTTACAAACAACAACCCGCCTTCGTACGTTTTATAAGCCCGCGACATATCCCGGATTATACGGGTTTAGATTAGCTGTTGGAATGTTTTAGTAGAAAGATTTAAGCAAAGCAGAATTAAAATTTTAAAAAATTAATATCGCGAGCGTCCACGCTCGTGAGGCCCATCGTCCGGCCTCTGACTAATAGGGATTTGTTGCTGATTCGCTTTTTAGAAAAGCTATATCGGTTTCCGTGGCATGTGGCTCCCTATTACTATATATTGACAAGTATTAAGTTTGGTACTTATTCGCAAGTAATGGCAGTAATAAATTATAGACTTATTTTTTTGTGCGATATTAATATTATATTTTGGTGAATTATAAAGATATATCTTTGTAATCGTTAATTTCGTTATACCCCCATGAGCAAATTAAACAATGCACCTCTTTTAGAAGTTGTTTATGAACTTAGATGGAAAGTTACTAACCAAGAAGATTTATCTAAATATCAATATTTACATGGAGATTTATATTCTTTATTAAAGGATGATTATCCTATAAGAAAACAGTTATCTTCTCCAGAAATACCGTTAGGTCTATTAATAAATTCGCCTGTTCATCAATTTAGGCGAGCATCCAACGATTATCCTTTATTCCAAATAGGTCCTGGCATTATAACTTTAAATACAATAGATGAGAAATATTATTGGGATGAATATTTTCAGTGGTCTAGAACATTAATTGAATCTTTTTTTAAAGTTTATCAATATAGTAAAGCAGAAAAATTCAGTCCTACTCTGATTTATATTGATTTCTTTAAACTAGATATAAGAGAAAATGATGTATTAGAATTTATTAATAAAAATTTAAGTATTAGCCTTAATCAAAGTTTTCATCAAACACAGGAGAAA
Proteins encoded in this window:
- a CDS encoding TIGR04255 family protein, whose product is MSKLNNAPLLEVVYELRWKVTNQEDLSKYQYLHGDLYSLLKDDYPIRKQLSSPEIPLGLLINSPVHQFRRASNDYPLFQIGPGIITLNTIDEKYYWDEYFQWSRTLIESFFKVYQYSKAEKFSPTLIYIDFFKLDIRENDVLEFINKNLSISLNQSFHQTQEKANAVSLGLTYYTELGQLTISLNIGKNAMQEEGLILQTQLSGSEYEADSNRILQWLTDAHEFCSNIFKEMTKGNLYESFK